The genome window agagagagagagagagagagagagagagagaagttgtcatgttaaaagagatggacttgaagagaatacagcaaaccagtatataggtaagtaaataaataagtaaagaataaacatatgaagaaagctggagtagctatgtgtgttcaaactggtatattttgtgcaataaaacaaggtttggtgactaaatgagaggatgggtattaaaaaaatcaaacatgtgacctctacagattttatcatcaagattttatgaaaaacaccatgtgatatggatgaaatctataaaaactaagggtttttaagtaattcagtggagaaacacgggagtgttactcttgtgacggcacagtattagctccgcccccactgccgagttgagcagaccctatatactctgaatgggtattaaaaaaacatcaagcatgtgacctctttacaggttttatcaagattttatacaaaaaaaccATGCactatggattaaatgtataaaaactaaagcttctttaagtaattcagtggagaagcACGGAGaagttactcttctgacgtcacagtattagctccgcccccactgccgagttgagcagaccctgtaaCTTTGACTCTGTCTCCACCCATAGTGGCTGTAGGGGAGGAGTCTGGCCGAAGCTCAGTGCACTTCGGGAATAAGTGGCCAAAACCTTGGTCTAACAGTCTTGTTAAGAATGAGGGGTATAAAAGACTCGCTCTTCGTCTCTTTTGACTTTGAAAAATTCTTTCCTAAATTGCAGTGTCAAGCTCCAGAGATGTCGTGACTGAAGTCAGGTCCAACATCTCAGACGAACGATCCCTCTACAACGatcttttttcttattacaaCAAGAACATCCGTCCTGTTACACACCACGAGGAAGTCACCACCGTCTTCTTTGAGATCGCCCTCTTCACTGTCCTTTCTCTGGTAACACCTGCTTTTTTCTTCGATCCCATTTTATAGTGTTGATGTCTACAAGCCTTCCTTTCGGTCATAATTAGGTTCAGTCATTGTGCCCCGTATATTTGTCAGTCAAGGTTTATAATTTTCTTGAAAAGCTTATTCTCCTGTGTCATAACTTTTTTAGAAGAGATGAGGTATGTCctcaattttttctttgtttaaatttTCAAGTTGTTTTAGTTCTCTGAGTAACGATGAAATTTATTGGGTGCTAGTACAAGAAAATATTGATATCTTTAGATAGGTAAAGTATATTTAAGAGGAGTTGAAATTTCTATGATAACAAACTAAGAATTTCTTTTCCTGAATAACATCACTGACCCTCCAACACAGATAAACAAACACCGCTATTATTTAGTATCTATTACTTCTGTTTAGGGATACAAGAGTTCTTGTTTTGTCATTTACTAGAGCTCTTGTATCAATTAATAATTTGTTGAAATATATTGTATTAGTATACGTTCTAATgcggcttgttttttttttttttttttttttttgccacgtgaGTGTATCAAGAAAGTGTGATACATGATTTAGGACTTAATTTGATAGTTAAGATACTTTCATTTTGAAGTTTTGTAATTAGAGGGGTGATAATACATTCAAGATCAGCCAGTTAAATGACATTTTGTTACGTAAAAGCCCTTTGATTGAGTCGTTCAAAGTTTTGTTTCTATCTTTGACTACAAATAATGAGATAAAATAGGATGGCGGGGGGAAAAGTGACAGGAAATATCACCACGACAGGAATCTCTAATTAGGGAATCACGCCTTACAAGAATATTCCATTCCAGAACACAAGAGACCAGAAGCTAATGACCAACACAGAAATGATCATGAAGTGGAACGACAGCTTCCTCAGGTGGAATCCCGCCGACTACAATAACACCACAGTTATCCGAGTTCCTTACGGAGCCATTTGGTATCCTGATATCATCCTTTATAACACGTGAGTGCAAAGACAGTTTTCCGGTAGGTTTGAGTCTTCCTTACAAGGAAGGATTGGTGCTGTTCATTGTCGTGGAAATAGTGACAGCTGTTCACCAAAATGTTGGGAAATATCTGTAATTGAAAACTTCGTATCAACCTCAAAAGAATCATTCTCATAATTCAGATGCATTGTTAAGCTTCATAGGCACATTGTCATTAATTAAAAAAGAGCATGATAATATTTACAGCAATTAATTCTTCGTGACTgtctagaaataaataaaaggctgaTGCACTTAGTAGATGAACGAATCTGAAATTTTGAGACCCTATTTTGTTCACGTTCATCTTTTTCCAGAGCGGATTCTAACTATCGTCTGGGGATGATCGCTACCAACGCCATCATTTCTTACACGGGGGAGGTCGAGTTGATCTTCCACGCCATATTTCAGTCGACCTGTGACATCGACATTAAATGGTATCCTTTCGACCAACAAGACTGTAAGATGCATTTTGCGTCATGGACTTACGATTCCACAAAGGTATGccagagagagagtgtgtgtgtgtatgtggaaggaaagaaagtgggaaaaaaaaagttacttaacTCGGAagtaaaataacatcaaaatttgCTTCTTAAGTGGTAATAACTAGTTTCATGACTGCCGCCCGCCACTTGAAAGAAAGGATAAAGATTCAAGTCCTTAAGAAAGCACCCAGAATAGAATTGAGCCATAAATATTTCCTCTAACGAAGTTACTTTCTTTTCAGCTTCGCTTGGTCCAGGCACCTGCGGACCTTTCGCAGTATAATCCTCACCCTGAGTTTTACCTCGAAAATTTCTACTCAGAAATGTACGAAGCTGAAGACCCGTGCTGCGCAAACACATTTTccagtaagaaaataactaaatttaggaaatatttctaacattcTCCTTGAAATTAAATGTTCCTAATTTGCATCAGTGCATAAAGATGCTTTCTGTGTTGCAGAATTGCTATAAACTTTCAACGTCTGAAAATTCAACAATTTGATCCTAGGTCAGCACATGATCTAATTCTCATAATTGGCCAAAAAATCGAATTTACTGAAACGTATTTCAAATATGACTAAACTTGAACTATCCAAAGTGCATGGTATGTTTCTGAATGTAACTGCAAATGTGGTATCTTTAGCGAAAGTTAAAAATAAAcctcaaatccattagatgtggTACGAAGGTAATGTTTACTGACGGCGATGAATAGATGAATCTTTAACATGTTCACTGAACTAGTTCATTAAtttcgatttctttttcttttagctgtAGTTTATCATGTGCAACTACAGAGAAGGACGATGTTTGCGATATATTTCTTCATTATGCCTGGGACCATCGTCAACATTTGTGGTAAGGTTATTACGTTGAAAGATTTAAGTACGTCAGTTTTATCATTGATCTTCATCATCGGTTGTTTAGTAACTTCCTAGTAAATCATAATCTATTAGAGCCACATATTACTTGTGGTCATAGCAAGTAAAATAACGAGAACATTTTATTTGGGCACTAAAATCAGTTCAAATGCTTTATAGATTTTAGCATTTTccttaaaatagtttttaaaattatatgtaGAGCATCAAAGCTTACCGTCCTTTATCCCTCAAGTGTTTATGTCAGCGTACTTCATCATTTCGAATATCGTTTCTTCCGTCGTTCCTTCCAGCCCTGCTGACCTTCCTCTTGCCCCCCGAATCAGGGGAGAAGATCAGCCTCGCCACCAACGCCTTGTTGGCCATGATGGTGTTCCTGATGGCCATGACCCAGGATATTCCACCCACTGAGCAGGTGCCTCTCATAGGTAATCAATTAAACGTTCTTTTGAATATCAGTTACGAGAAAGAAACATCAGGTTACAGGAAAGAAACCTTTAGGAAGTGTAAAAAACCATGAGTTCCGCCTCTCTAGATGTACATATAATGCATAGCGTAGTATTTGCTTATAAAGACATCATCTTCAAAATAGGTCTGTCAATTTTCTAACGTTACTCCAGCTGAACCTTCTCTGTATGGGTGTGTGTTCACGTAAACTAAAAGTAAATCTTCTACCGACGATTTAAAGAAACAGAAATTCGTGACAGCACTGAATATGAACAAAGGCATTGATCTTGTCTGTTAATCAAACAAACCTTTGCAATAGAAATCTAAACAACATTAAGACCTTTTTTCTAACCTCTCTCTTGGCAGGTCGTTATTACGGGGGCTGCATCTTCCTCTTGTCTCTGAATATCGCAGCTTCCGTCTACAGTCTGAGATGCTTCTTCACTTCAGACGCTCGTATGTCCAGGCCTCTCTGGTAGGTCAAGGTATTGAATGGCGTAAAATAATTAGTTCTCTGCTTTGCAGCATTCAAGAAATTCCTTTTTCTCGCTTACGAATTACTAACATATAATGGACAGACGTGAATCAAATTGTAGGCCTTGTGGAGTTGATGCTTATTAGATAAATCCTCCCGTTAAAATTGGATCTCTTGTATCTATCGTCTCCCATTTTTCCACTTTTACTTTCCATGGCTCTCTCACCatcttccctctttctcctttctGTTGTCCTCTTTCAAGCGGCACCATACTCCGTAATTCATGCCCAAAGTACAGTGAATCTGAGGGTACCTCCAAATACCAAAGTACAGCAAATCTGAGGGTACCTCCAAAGTGCAGTAAAACGTCATGAACAAGGGTCAGCAACTTATGCACATACGTCACAAACTGGttaaatacaagtcaacgacttaccTACTTAGAGCTTCATACAGTTATCCTTCGTTCTTCACTTCCGGACGCTGGTTTATCTTAGACCTGTTGCGATGTGTATGGGATAAATTGCCaacatatgtttttatgtttttgacatgttttactgtagtgtggatgCACTTAAGTACAACTTTTATTTATAACTGACGTTTTTGCATCCTTTAGTCTTAACTCAGTATAACCATACTGTTATCACTTGATACCCgcgcatattatataatatatatatatataaaatatatatatattatataggtatatatataatttattatatctatatatttatatatatatatatatattatatatatatatatatatatatagatatatatatgaagccttatcacattaccgtgattcatactatacatacatcgagctacaaatgtcctttaatatctagttcgctctacttcggaattgatatattttcatatatgttaacagaacgggaatatttttagtcgataagaaatttgtcggctcccggACACGAACCATCGAATCAACAAATTCAAGGAAGCGCACAGCGAAGCCTTAGACCCACAACGCCATCGAcaaaaaaataattccccttcaattaacatatatgaaaatatattaattccgaagtaaagCGCAAATTAGatgttaaaaggacatttgtagctcgatatatatatatatatatatatatatatatatatatattatatatatatatatatatatacatatatatatatatatatatatatatatatatgtgtgtgtgtgtgtgtgtgtgtgtgtgtttgtatatactcTTTAACTGGACATCCtaccattttctttaaaaaggCTTATAAAACTCAGAACTGAATGAGCAGCTATGTTACGACCGATGTATGTGTATTGGTCGAGATATAAACGCTTATTCAAGTTACTTCATTTCTTTAATGGGCTTCTTAAAGTAACGCACTGTTGCGTCATGGATCACGAATTCTTCTATATCTGACAGTATGCTGCTGCAGTTCTTTGGCCGCTTACTCTTCGTCTCTCCTCCTGAAGAAGTAAAAAGAAAGTGGGATCTTGAACTCGCTTCGAAGGTAAATATTTTCTCTGTTCTTATAATTCAccttttttattaaacaaaaagttATTTGTCTTACATGAGCATGACTCCAACAGTAAAAATGACCTTATAACCTAAGCTAAGGTATTAGATTTCTCCTCCATCGATGCCCTGAAAAGATAGTCTGTCAGATTAATACCTAGAATTTTGGATCTTGATTTTTGGCGTCTTATTGATCTCTAAATGATATGGTAGATGGATGGATCGTTGGGATACACTTCATACttcttttaaattaatttcatctGGGAGTTTCTTTATCGAGCTATGCTCTTTGTTATCTTCAATATGTTTTCttgatgtataaaaataaattttcgatTATTCCATCATCTGATAATAGGATGAAAATCAGCCTAATTGTGGCATAGcattgttgttaaaaaaaaaaaaaacatttctacgCAGGAAGACATAGGTAAATATAACATAGcttgaatataatatatctaaataaaagtgGAAAGGTGTTGGTGGTTTAACAACAGGCCTTAGACACGTTTAATTCCAGTTTAACTAACTTTTGATTTTAGTCCCTTTTTTAAACTTTGCTGTGACTAAAAGAGAGATATCGGCATGTGGACCCTTTGTGGGTTGACATTGCTCAAATCCATGTACTGTAGAGCAGCCTCCTTGACGCATATAATTATAGGTCATACAAGCGCAATCAAGAAAACCAGAAAGGAAGGATTTACTGGAAAATGAATTTCGTTTGAAATCTCGTTTGCTTGAGCTCCAGATCCCCCGATTGGTGAGCATGTCACACGTAGTTTAGCAAGAACGGTAGTCTGTATAACTTTAGTCAAAGTAGTTGGTTGCATTAGTCAATCTCACCTTAGGCAAAGTAGTTGACAATTCGCGAGAATCAGATCTGCAATAACTTTTCTTATAGATCCCATTTATATTGCGAATGTTGAATTGGTAGCAAAGCGTTGATTGGGAGTGGAAAGATGACAGAGAAAAGATGCTTCAGAACAAATTTGATAAACTATATCTCAAGCAAAATTGAGTGATGATATAGTAGACTGGTTTCTCAGTGATACCTTCTGCATAAGAAGCTGTCTCTGACCAATAATTTAATGTACTTGATGAGTATTGAGCAAACATGCTTCAATGTTATAGGCTCAGAcaatccaaatattgaaaaataaagattaaatggtCTTCGCTAACCTATTCACTTTActtttatcgtagttttttataAGTTTGCTAATCATCTCTCAGATTTTACAAATTCCAGTTTCAAATCCTTACTCTCTTTTTGTCCTGTGACACATTATTTTTGATTCATTATATCTTGATGCTTTGTACTATTGCAGACATTATTTATGATTCATTATATCTTGATGCTTTGTACTATTGCAAACATTATTTATGATTCTTTATATCTTGATGCTTTGTACTATTGCAATTTTtcaaattggagaaaattttcACACTGAGAATAGGACATTCGCTAAAGAGCAACAACC of Macrobrachium nipponense isolate FS-2020 chromosome 11, ASM1510439v2, whole genome shotgun sequence contains these proteins:
- the LOC135212871 gene encoding neuronal acetylcholine receptor subunit alpha-2-like, whose amino-acid sequence is MTNTEMIMKWNDSFLRWNPADYNNTTVIRVPYGAIWYPDIILYNTADSNYRLGMIATNAIISYTGEVELIFHAIFQSTCDIDIKWYPFDQQDCKMHFASWTYDSTKLRLVQAPADLSQYNPHPEFYLENFYSEMYEAEDPCCANTFSTVVYHVQLQRRTMFAIYFFIMPGTIVNICALLTFLLPPESGEKISLATNALLAMMVFLMAMTQDIPPTEQVPLIGRYYGGCIFLLSLNIAASVYSLRCFFTSDARMSRPLCMLLQFFGRLLFVSPPEEVKRKWDLELASKVGWTSDGSKSAFIRVEPSKEDSGTSLTSYQQRSLEALEGIHLLLLSKEVQKAKGMTGNGSSASSDYSQEWRYFSLVFDRFFFVVSVLVFVVFNLAVLLSSPHGVRFEYCPQGPGTCPEDWDADDKFALLEAGEGLAAVHGEDHP